The Bradyrhizobium sp. WBAH42 genome includes a window with the following:
- the urtD gene encoding urea ABC transporter ATP-binding protein UrtD, giving the protein MLIGHQPKDFLLAVSGLTVSFDGFKAVNDLSFYVEENEIRVIIGPNGAGKTTVLDLICGKTKATSGSIQFRGKELTKMKENEIVQTGVGRKFQTPSVFEDLTVFENLEISFPRGRTVFGSLTFQRDQLVKDRVEEVAEMIFLKDKLNTYADELSHGQKQWLEIGMLLIQDPDLLMLDEPVAGMSVSERVKTAELLNRIIKNRSVLVIEHDMKFVEDIAHKVTVLHQGQILSEGTMEKVKNDPKVIEVYLGH; this is encoded by the coding sequence ATGCTCATTGGACACCAGCCCAAGGACTTCCTGCTCGCGGTCTCCGGCCTCACCGTCTCGTTCGACGGGTTCAAGGCGGTCAACGACCTCTCCTTCTATGTCGAGGAGAACGAGATCCGCGTCATCATCGGTCCCAACGGTGCCGGCAAGACCACGGTGCTCGACCTGATCTGCGGCAAGACCAAGGCGACCTCGGGCTCGATCCAGTTTCGCGGCAAGGAGCTCACGAAGATGAAGGAGAACGAGATCGTGCAGACCGGCGTCGGGCGCAAGTTTCAGACGCCGTCGGTGTTCGAGGATCTCACCGTGTTCGAGAATCTCGAGATCTCGTTCCCGCGCGGCCGCACCGTGTTCGGCTCTCTGACCTTTCAGCGCGACCAGCTGGTCAAAGACCGGGTCGAGGAGGTCGCCGAGATGATCTTCCTCAAGGACAAGCTCAACACCTATGCCGACGAGCTCAGCCATGGCCAGAAGCAGTGGCTCGAGATCGGCATGCTGCTGATCCAGGATCCCGACCTGTTGATGCTCGACGAGCCCGTCGCCGGCATGAGCGTCTCGGAGCGCGTCAAGACCGCCGAGCTGCTCAACCGCATCATCAAGAACCGTTCGGTGCTGGTGATCGAGCACGACATGAAGTTCGTCGAGGACATCGCGCACAAGGTCACCGTGCTGCACCAGGGCCAGATCCTCTCGGAAGGGACGATGGAGAAGGTCAAGAACGATCCCAAGGTCATTGAAGTGTACCTGGGGCACTGA
- the urtC gene encoding urea ABC transporter permease subunit UrtC translates to MIINSRFFNRSELMGFIALAAVLFVILPLTLDVFRLNLVAKYLTYAFVALGLVLCWGYGGILSLGQGVFFGLGGYCMAMFLKLEASSVENTKIQSTPGIPDFMDWNQITALPLFWQPFHSLTFTILAIILVPGLFALIIGTAMFKRRVGGTYFAIITQAVAAILTILIVGQQGYTGGINGMTDLRTLKGWDIRPDHAKIILYFVEVVLLFACIGIAQFIRLTKLGRILVAMREQEDRVRFSGYSVANFKIFAFCMAAIFAAIGGAMFALNVGFMSPSFVGIVPSIEMVIYTAVGGRMSIFGAIWGAILVNFAKTSLSESFPQLWLFGLGALFIAVVLAFPNGLSGLWADYVQPRIDRLFASRKAKAGWNDNSVADGAPAE, encoded by the coding sequence ATGATCATCAACTCACGCTTCTTCAACCGATCCGAACTGATGGGCTTCATTGCGCTCGCCGCCGTGCTGTTCGTGATCCTGCCGCTGACGCTGGATGTATTCCGCCTCAACCTGGTCGCGAAATATCTGACCTACGCCTTTGTCGCGCTCGGCCTCGTGCTGTGCTGGGGCTATGGCGGCATCCTGAGCCTGGGGCAGGGCGTGTTCTTCGGCCTCGGCGGCTATTGCATGGCGATGTTTCTCAAGCTCGAGGCCTCCAGCGTCGAGAACACCAAGATCCAGTCGACGCCCGGCATTCCCGATTTCATGGACTGGAATCAGATCACGGCGCTGCCGTTGTTCTGGCAGCCGTTTCACAGCCTCACCTTCACCATCCTCGCCATCATCCTGGTCCCCGGCCTGTTCGCCCTGATCATCGGCACCGCGATGTTCAAGCGCCGCGTCGGCGGCACCTACTTCGCGATCATCACCCAGGCCGTCGCCGCCATCCTCACCATCCTGATCGTGGGACAGCAGGGCTATACCGGCGGCATCAACGGCATGACCGATCTGCGCACGCTCAAGGGTTGGGACATCCGGCCCGACCACGCCAAGATCATCCTGTACTTCGTCGAGGTGGTGCTGCTGTTCGCCTGCATCGGCATCGCGCAGTTCATCCGTCTGACCAAGCTCGGCCGCATCCTGGTGGCAATGCGCGAGCAGGAGGACCGTGTCCGCTTCTCCGGCTACAGCGTCGCCAACTTCAAGATCTTCGCCTTCTGCATGGCCGCGATCTTCGCCGCGATCGGCGGCGCCATGTTCGCGCTCAATGTCGGTTTCATGTCGCCGTCCTTCGTCGGCATCGTGCCGTCGATCGAAATGGTGATCTACACCGCGGTCGGCGGACGGATGTCGATCTTCGGCGCAATCTGGGGCGCCATCCTGGTGAATTTCGCCAAGACCAGCCTGTCGGAATCCTTCCCGCAACTCTGGCTGTTCGGCCTTGGCGCGCTGTTCATCGCGGTCGTGCTCGCTTTCCCGAACGGCCTGTCCGGGCTCTGGGCCGACTACGTGCAGCCGCGCATCGACCGGCTGTTCGCCTCGCGCAAGGCAAAGGCGGGCTGGAACGACAATTCGGTCGCCGACGGCGCGCCGGCAGAGTGA
- the urtB gene encoding urea ABC transporter permease subunit UrtB — protein sequence MFGDYSIGDLGSIFVMQGFAGLILFSVYVLMALGLAIIFGQMGVINMAHGEFMILGAYVTWMTSNLFQAYLPSLFSGYFFLAMILAFLASGALGMLVEWVLIRHLYKRPLDTLLATWGLSLMLQQAYRSVFGAREVGVELPQWMLGSLRVTDSIEVPINGVFVMCLTVLITICVAYVLYMSRWGRQVRAVVQNRIMAGAVGINTEKVDRYTFGLGCGIAGVAGSAFTMIGSTGPTSGQLYIVDTFLVVVFGGAASLLGTIASAFSISQTQSTLEFFMSGSMAKVLTLLAVVGILMLRPQGLFALKVRK from the coding sequence ATGTTCGGCGACTATTCGATTGGCGACCTCGGCTCGATCTTCGTCATGCAGGGGTTTGCCGGACTGATCCTGTTCTCCGTCTATGTCCTGATGGCGCTCGGCCTTGCGATCATCTTCGGCCAGATGGGCGTCATCAACATGGCCCATGGCGAGTTCATGATCCTCGGGGCCTACGTCACCTGGATGACCTCCAATCTCTTTCAGGCCTATTTGCCGAGCCTGTTCAGCGGCTACTTCTTCCTTGCCATGATATTGGCCTTCCTCGCATCCGGCGCGCTGGGCATGCTGGTGGAATGGGTGCTGATCCGGCACCTCTATAAGCGCCCGCTCGATACGCTGCTCGCGACCTGGGGCCTCAGCCTGATGCTGCAGCAGGCCTATCGCTCGGTGTTCGGCGCGCGCGAGGTCGGCGTCGAGCTGCCGCAATGGATGCTGGGCTCGCTGCGCGTCACCGATAGCATCGAGGTGCCGATCAACGGCGTCTTCGTGATGTGCCTCACCGTGCTGATCACCATCTGCGTCGCCTACGTTCTCTACATGTCGCGCTGGGGCCGCCAGGTGCGCGCGGTCGTGCAAAACCGCATCATGGCCGGCGCGGTCGGCATCAACACCGAGAAGGTCGATCGCTACACCTTCGGCCTCGGCTGCGGCATCGCCGGTGTCGCCGGCAGCGCCTTCACCATGATCGGCTCGACCGGGCCGACCTCGGGCCAGCTCTACATCGTGGATACGTTCCTCGTCGTCGTGTTCGGCGGCGCCGCCAGCCTGCTCGGCACCATCGCCTCCGCGTTCTCGATCTCGCAGACGCAATCGACGCTCGAATTCTTCATGTCGGGCTCGATGGCCAAGGTGCTCACGCTGCTCGCCGTCGTCGGCATCCTGATGCTGCGGCCGCAGGGTCTGTTCGCCCTCAAGGTCCGCAAATAA
- the urtA gene encoding urea ABC transporter substrate-binding protein, whose product MSDEANKGLLSPLRRKLLMGMAAVPAITMLPRASFAQAPATSAVNTTGLAVTDTEVTVGILHSATGTMAISETGSIQAEKLAIEQINAAGGVLGRKIKFIQEDGASDWPTFAEKAKKLLVNDKVAAIMGCWTSASRKAVLPVVEQYNGMLYYPTFYEGLEQSKNVIYTGQEATQQILAGLNWIAKEKGAKSFFFIGSDYIWPRTSNKIARKHVENVLKGKVVGEEYYALGSTQFNSVINKIKLTKPDVIFTDVVGGSNVAFYKQLKAAGVDLAKQPLLTISVTEDEIDGIGGENIAGAYACMKYFQSLDNANNKAFVSAFKKMWGEKTVIGDVTQAAYLGPWLWKLTVEKAGSFDVDKIAAASPGVEFKGAPEGYVRIHENHHLWSKTRVGRAKLDGQFELIFETADLVEPDPFPKGYQ is encoded by the coding sequence ATGTCAGACGAAGCAAACAAGGGCCTGTTGTCGCCGCTGCGGCGCAAATTGTTGATGGGGATGGCGGCCGTCCCGGCCATCACGATGCTGCCGCGGGCGTCCTTTGCGCAGGCGCCGGCGACCTCGGCGGTCAATACCACGGGCCTGGCCGTCACCGACACCGAGGTCACGGTCGGCATCCTGCATTCGGCGACCGGCACCATGGCGATCTCCGAAACCGGCTCGATCCAGGCCGAAAAGCTCGCGATCGAGCAGATCAACGCGGCCGGCGGCGTGCTCGGCCGCAAGATCAAGTTCATCCAGGAGGACGGCGCATCGGACTGGCCGACCTTCGCCGAGAAGGCGAAGAAGCTCCTCGTCAACGACAAGGTCGCGGCGATCATGGGCTGCTGGACCTCGGCCTCGCGCAAGGCGGTGCTTCCGGTCGTCGAGCAGTATAACGGCATGCTGTACTACCCGACCTTCTACGAAGGCCTCGAGCAGTCCAAGAACGTGATCTACACCGGCCAGGAAGCGACCCAGCAGATCCTCGCCGGCCTGAACTGGATCGCCAAGGAGAAGGGCGCCAAGTCGTTCTTCTTCATCGGCTCGGACTACATCTGGCCGCGCACCTCCAACAAGATCGCCCGCAAGCACGTCGAAAACGTGCTCAAGGGCAAGGTCGTCGGCGAGGAGTACTACGCGCTCGGCTCGACGCAGTTCAACTCGGTCATCAACAAGATCAAGCTGACCAAGCCGGACGTCATCTTCACCGACGTCGTCGGCGGTTCCAACGTCGCTTTCTACAAGCAGCTCAAGGCGGCCGGCGTCGATCTCGCCAAGCAGCCGCTGCTCACGATCTCGGTGACGGAGGACGAGATCGACGGTATCGGCGGCGAGAACATCGCGGGCGCGTATGCCTGCATGAAGTACTTCCAGTCGCTCGACAATGCGAACAACAAGGCATTCGTCTCCGCGTTCAAGAAGATGTGGGGCGAGAAGACCGTGATCGGAGACGTCACCCAGGCTGCCTATCTCGGCCCCTGGCTGTGGAAGCTGACGGTCGAGAAGGCCGGCTCCTTCGACGTCGACAAGATCGCGGCGGCTTCGCCGGGCGTCGAGTTCAAGGGTGCGCCGGAAGGCTATGTGCGCATCCACGAGAACCATCACCTCTGGTCGAAGACCCGGGTGGGGCGCGCCAAGCTCGATGGCCAGTTCGAGCTGATCTTCGAGACCGCCGACCTCGTCGAGCCGGATCCGTTCCCCAAAGGCTACCAGTAA
- the urtE gene encoding urea ABC transporter ATP-binding subunit UrtE, whose protein sequence is MLAISDLHVAYGQSEVLHGLNVKVAANEIVAIMGRNGMGKTTLMKSLMGILPARSGSVSMDGAELGNLKSYERVAKGLAYVPQGRMIFSTMTVKENIETGLVVSGGSEVPDDIYELFPVLLEMKGRRGGNLSGGQQQQLAIARALATKPKVLLLDEPTEGIQPSIIKEMARTLKRIRDEKGLSIVVSEQVLSFALDIADRVLVIENGEIVRDDPRDAVDAAQVSKYLSV, encoded by the coding sequence ATGCTGGCTATTTCCGATCTCCACGTCGCCTACGGCCAGAGCGAGGTGCTGCACGGGCTCAACGTCAAGGTCGCGGCGAACGAGATCGTCGCGATCATGGGCCGCAACGGCATGGGCAAGACCACGCTGATGAAGTCGCTGATGGGCATCCTGCCGGCGCGAAGCGGCTCGGTGAGCATGGACGGCGCCGAGCTCGGCAACCTCAAGAGCTATGAACGCGTCGCCAAGGGCCTCGCCTACGTGCCGCAGGGCCGCATGATCTTCTCCACCATGACGGTGAAGGAGAACATCGAGACCGGGCTGGTCGTGTCCGGCGGCTCGGAGGTGCCTGACGACATCTACGAATTGTTCCCGGTGCTGCTGGAGATGAAGGGCCGCCGCGGCGGCAATCTCTCCGGCGGGCAACAGCAACAATTGGCGATCGCGCGCGCGCTCGCCACCAAGCCGAAGGTGCTGCTGCTGGACGAGCCGACCGAAGGCATTCAGCCCTCCATCATCAAGGAGATGGCGCGCACCTTGAAGCGCATCCGCGACGAGAAGGGGCTCTCGATCGTCGTCTCCGAGCAGGTCCTGAGCTTCGCGCTCGACATCGCCGACCGCGTGCTGGTGATCGAGAACGGCGAGATCGTGCGCGACGATCCGCGCGATGCCGTCGATGCCGCGCAGGTCTCGAAATATCTGTCCGTCTAA
- a CDS encoding ATP-binding protein, with protein MAGRQRIDRVRRQYNQWVANQTLEDYALRFTAKSARRWSAARVANTALGAISFLAMEAIGGTITLNYGVTNATAAIVVVSIIIFGCGVPIAYYAAKCGIDIDLLTRGAGFGYIGSTVTSLIYASFTFIFFAIEAVILASALEMCFGIPRPVGYLISAVVIIPLVAYGITLISRFQLWTQPLWVILHIIPFAAIAWHNPHSFAEWHKFSGEHGDLNGHFDLLLFGVAASVVFSLVAQIGEQVDFLRFLPRDRRASRASWWMALMSAGPGWIVLGALKLLAGSFLAFFALSHGVPPEEAAEPAHMYLEAFRYVLSQPDLALALTGTFVILSQVKINVTNAYAGSIAWSNFFSRLTHSHPGRVVWLVFNVIVALLLMEIGVYKALEQTLALYSNVAIAWVGALVADLVINKPLGLRPQQIEFKRAHLYDVNPVGVGAMTIATIVSISAFYGLFGPTAKALSAFIALAAAFLTAPLIAWATDGKYYIARKPKRSWQNIEAIQCCICEHSFEPEDMASCPAYAGPICSLCCSLDARCHDLCKPHARFQAQVSETLGRLMPQPIYARINSQVGHYIGVFVISAGLIALVLGLIYLQTSASVHGDNELVSDVLWKVFFSLSIIIGVVAWLFVLAQQSRRAAEAETRRQTTLLIQEIDAHKRTDAELQRAKEVAESANLAKSRYVVGLSHELRSPLNAISGYAQLLEQDTSLGAKPRDQVRVVRRSADHLSGLIDGILDISKIEAGRLYLSRDEVRLSEFLDQLVGMFRLQAAAKGIDFVFRRPATLPRVVYADEKRLRQVLINLLSNAIKFTQSGSVQFVVHYRSPVAEFEVIDTGPGIQGGDLERIFAPFERGALGASQPQTGTGLGLTISRLLAGVMGGDIKVTSTVGTGSTFKVKILLSEVTNPQRIAPVEAPVSGYHGARKTILVTDDDPVHRDLLREVLTPLGFILLSAPDGAGCLALAQHCRPDLFLLDISMPAMDGWAVAEALRASGHHQARILMVSASALEAHGAPLAQPFHDGYLMKPIDIPRLLATIRQLLKIEWQYGSDEVAVPLWHPETGSKPPLRHIEALIGLGQIGYVNGIQLKLDEIGSEHPEHADFVAQMRLLVDRFDLDQYMATLKTLHAYEH; from the coding sequence GTGGCAGGGCGGCAGCGAATAGACCGCGTCAGGCGCCAGTACAATCAATGGGTCGCCAACCAGACGCTGGAAGATTACGCCCTGCGCTTCACCGCCAAGAGCGCGCGGCGCTGGTCCGCCGCCCGCGTCGCCAACACGGCACTGGGCGCGATCTCGTTCCTGGCGATGGAGGCGATCGGCGGGACCATCACGCTGAACTATGGCGTCACCAACGCGACCGCGGCCATCGTCGTGGTCTCCATCATCATCTTCGGCTGCGGGGTGCCGATTGCATACTATGCCGCCAAATGCGGCATCGACATCGACCTGCTGACGCGGGGTGCCGGCTTCGGTTACATCGGCTCGACCGTCACCTCGCTGATCTACGCGTCCTTCACTTTCATCTTTTTCGCGATCGAGGCCGTGATCCTCGCCTCCGCGCTCGAAATGTGCTTCGGGATTCCGCGGCCGGTCGGCTATCTCATCAGCGCCGTCGTCATCATCCCGCTGGTGGCCTATGGCATCACGCTGATCAGCCGCTTCCAATTGTGGACGCAGCCCCTGTGGGTGATCCTTCACATCATCCCGTTCGCCGCGATCGCCTGGCATAACCCGCACTCTTTCGCGGAGTGGCACAAATTCTCCGGCGAGCACGGCGACCTCAACGGACATTTCGATCTCTTGCTGTTTGGCGTTGCGGCCTCCGTCGTGTTCTCGCTGGTGGCGCAGATCGGCGAGCAGGTCGACTTCCTGCGATTCCTGCCGCGCGACCGCCGCGCCTCCAGGGCCTCCTGGTGGATGGCGCTGATGAGCGCCGGGCCGGGCTGGATCGTGCTGGGCGCGCTGAAGCTGCTGGCGGGCTCGTTCCTCGCCTTCTTCGCGCTCAGCCATGGCGTGCCGCCCGAGGAGGCCGCCGAGCCGGCGCACATGTATCTCGAAGCGTTCCGCTATGTGCTGTCGCAGCCTGACCTCGCTTTGGCCTTGACCGGCACCTTCGTGATCCTGTCACAGGTCAAGATCAACGTCACCAACGCCTATGCCGGCTCGATCGCCTGGTCGAACTTCTTCTCGCGTTTGACCCACAGCCATCCCGGGCGCGTGGTCTGGCTGGTCTTCAACGTCATCGTGGCCCTGCTGCTGATGGAGATCGGCGTCTACAAGGCGCTGGAGCAGACGCTGGCGCTCTATTCCAACGTCGCGATCGCCTGGGTTGGCGCGCTGGTTGCCGACCTCGTCATCAACAAGCCGCTCGGATTGCGGCCGCAGCAGATCGAGTTCAAGCGCGCGCATCTCTACGACGTCAATCCGGTCGGCGTGGGAGCGATGACGATCGCGACCATCGTCTCCATCAGCGCCTTCTACGGCCTGTTCGGGCCGACCGCGAAGGCGCTGTCGGCCTTCATCGCGCTCGCGGCGGCCTTCCTCACGGCGCCGTTGATCGCCTGGGCCACGGACGGCAAGTACTACATCGCGCGCAAGCCGAAGCGGAGCTGGCAGAACATCGAGGCGATCCAGTGCTGCATCTGCGAGCACTCGTTCGAGCCGGAGGACATGGCCTCCTGCCCCGCTTATGCGGGCCCGATCTGCTCGCTGTGCTGTTCGCTGGACGCGCGCTGCCACGATCTCTGCAAGCCGCACGCAAGATTCCAGGCGCAGGTGTCGGAGACGCTGGGCAGGCTGATGCCGCAACCGATCTATGCCCGGATCAACTCGCAAGTCGGCCACTATATCGGCGTGTTCGTGATCTCCGCCGGCCTGATCGCCCTGGTGCTGGGACTGATCTATCTGCAGACGTCGGCGAGCGTGCACGGCGATAACGAGCTCGTGTCCGACGTGCTGTGGAAGGTGTTCTTCTCGCTCAGCATCATCATCGGCGTGGTGGCGTGGCTGTTCGTGCTGGCGCAGCAGAGCCGTCGCGCCGCCGAGGCCGAGACGCGGCGTCAGACCACGCTGCTGATCCAGGAGATCGATGCGCACAAGCGCACCGACGCCGAGCTCCAGCGTGCCAAGGAAGTTGCCGAATCCGCCAACCTCGCCAAGAGCCGCTATGTGGTCGGGTTGAGCCACGAGCTGCGCTCGCCGCTCAATGCGATCAGCGGCTACGCGCAGCTGCTCGAGCAGGATACGAGCCTTGGCGCCAAGCCGCGCGACCAGGTCCGCGTCGTCCGCCGCAGCGCCGACCATCTCTCCGGCCTGATCGACGGCATCCTGGACATCTCCAAGATCGAGGCGGGGCGGCTGTATCTGTCGCGCGACGAGGTGCGCCTGAGCGAATTCCTCGACCAGCTCGTCGGCATGTTCCGCCTCCAGGCCGCGGCCAAGGGCATCGACTTCGTGTTCAGGCGGCCGGCAACGCTGCCGCGCGTCGTCTATGCCGACGAGAAGCGGTTGCGCCAGGTGCTGATCAACCTGCTCTCGAACGCCATCAAGTTCACCCAGTCCGGCAGCGTGCAGTTCGTGGTGCACTATCGCAGCCCCGTCGCCGAGTTCGAGGTGATCGACACCGGCCCGGGCATCCAGGGCGGCGATCTCGAACGCATCTTCGCGCCCTTCGAGCGGGGCGCGCTCGGCGCCTCGCAGCCGCAGACCGGCACCGGCCTCGGGCTCACCATCAGCCGCCTGCTCGCCGGCGTGATGGGCGGGGACATCAAGGTCACGAGCACGGTCGGCACCGGGTCGACGTTCAAGGTCAAGATCCTGCTCTCGGAGGTCACCAATCCCCAGCGCATCGCGCCGGTGGAGGCGCCGGTCTCCGGCTATCACGGTGCGCGCAAAACCATCCTCGTCACCGACGACGATCCCGTGCATCGCGACCTCCTGCGCGAGGTGCTGACGCCGCTCGGCTTCATCCTGCTGAGCGCGCCCGACGGCGCCGGCTGCCTTGCGCTGGCGCAGCATTGCCGGCCCGATCTGTTCCTGCTCGACATCTCGATGCCCGCCATGGACGGCTGGGCGGTCGCCGAGGCCTTGCGCGCCAGCGGCCATCACCAGGCGCGCATCCTGATGGTGTCGGCAAGCGCGCTCGAGGCCCATGGCGCGCCATTGGCGCAGCCCTTCCACGACGGCTACCTGATGAAGCCGATCGACATCCCGCGGCTGCTGGCGACGATTCGCCAGCTCCTCAAGATCGAATGGCAATACGGCTCGGACGAGGTCGCGGTGCCGTTATGGCATCCAGAGACCGGATCGAAGCCGCCGCTGCGGCATATCGAGGCGCTGATCGGGCTCGGCCAGATCGGCTACGTCAACGGCATCCAGCTGAAGCTGGACGAGATCGGCAGCGAGCACCCCGAGCATGCCGACTTCGTCGCGCAGATGCGGTTGCTGGTCGACCGCTTCGATCTCGACCAGTACATGGCCACATTGAAGACGTTGCATGCTTATGAGCATTGA
- a CDS encoding zinc ribbon domain-containing protein: protein MPVYEYLCDDCGPFKDLRPMAECDDPQSCPHCETMAPRVILTAPNFFCMPAEKRKAHAVNERSTHAPQTLAQYKASHGPGCGCCSSGRTVKDKSPTDRKKPARLMTKTRSGTKGFPTARPWMISH, encoded by the coding sequence ATGCCGGTCTACGAATATCTCTGTGACGATTGCGGTCCCTTCAAGGACCTGCGCCCGATGGCGGAATGCGACGATCCGCAAAGCTGTCCCCATTGCGAGACCATGGCGCCGCGCGTCATCCTGACCGCGCCGAACTTCTTCTGCATGCCGGCGGAGAAGCGCAAGGCGCACGCCGTCAACGAGCGCAGCACCCACGCGCCGCAGACGCTGGCGCAATACAAGGCCTCGCACGGCCCGGGCTGCGGCTGCTGCTCGTCGGGCAGGACCGTGAAGGACAAGAGCCCGACCGACAGGAAAAAGCCGGCGCGGCTGATGACCAAGACCAGGAGCGGTACCAAGGGCTTTCCGACCGCACGCCCCTGGATGATCAGCCACTAA
- the fmdA gene encoding formamidase: MPETLIKVDLTKSAYENDMVHNRWHPDIPIVAWVNPGDDFIIETYDWTGGFIKNNDSADDVRDIDLSIVHFLSGPIGVKGAEPGDLLVVDLLDVGPLKESLWGFNGFFSRQNGGGFLTDHFPLAQKSIWDIKGLYTSSRHVPGVNFAGLIHPGLIGCLPDPKMLETWNKREAELISTNPTRVPGLANPPFAPTAHGGRAKGDVKAKIGAEGARTVPPREHGGNCDIKDLSRGSKIYFPVYVPGAGLSMGDLHFSQGDGEITFCGAIEMAGWLHLKVEVIKDGMSKYGIKNPIFKPSPITPNYKDYLIFEGISVDEAGKQHYLDVHIAYRQACLNAIEYLKKFGYSGAQAYSILGTAPCQGHISGVVDVPNACATLWLPTEIFDFDVMPSAAGPIKHITGDIQMPISPDK, from the coding sequence ATGCCAGAGACACTGATCAAGGTCGATCTCACCAAATCGGCCTATGAAAACGACATGGTGCATAACCGCTGGCACCCCGACATCCCGATCGTGGCCTGGGTCAATCCCGGCGACGATTTCATCATCGAGACCTACGATTGGACCGGCGGCTTCATCAAGAACAACGATTCCGCCGACGACGTGCGCGACATCGACCTGTCGATCGTGCACTTCCTGTCCGGCCCGATCGGCGTCAAGGGCGCAGAGCCCGGCGACCTCCTCGTCGTCGACCTGCTCGACGTCGGTCCGCTCAAGGAGAGCCTGTGGGGCTTCAACGGCTTCTTCTCCAGGCAGAATGGCGGCGGCTTCCTCACCGACCACTTCCCGCTGGCGCAGAAGTCGATCTGGGACATCAAGGGTCTCTACACCTCGTCGCGTCACGTGCCCGGCGTCAACTTTGCCGGCCTGATCCATCCCGGCCTGATCGGGTGCCTGCCCGATCCCAAGATGCTGGAGACCTGGAACAAGCGCGAGGCCGAGCTGATCTCGACCAACCCGACCCGCGTGCCCGGCCTTGCCAATCCGCCGTTCGCGCCGACCGCCCATGGCGGCCGCGCCAAGGGCGATGTGAAAGCCAAGATCGGTGCAGAGGGTGCGCGCACCGTGCCGCCGCGCGAGCATGGCGGCAATTGCGACATCAAGGATCTCTCGCGCGGCTCGAAGATCTACTTCCCGGTCTATGTCCCCGGCGCCGGTCTCTCGATGGGCGACCTGCACTTCAGCCAGGGCGACGGCGAGATCACCTTCTGCGGCGCCATCGAAATGGCCGGCTGGCTGCACCTCAAGGTCGAGGTGATCAAGGACGGCATGTCGAAATACGGCATCAAGAACCCGATCTTCAAGCCGTCGCCGATCACGCCGAACTACAAGGACTATCTGATCTTCGAAGGTATCTCGGTCGACGAGGCCGGCAAGCAGCATTATCTCGACGTTCATATCGCCTATCGTCAGGCCTGCCTCAACGCCATCGAGTATCTCAAGAAGTTCGGCTATTCCGGCGCCCAGGCCTATTCGATCCTCGGCACCGCGCCGTGCCAGGGCCACATCTCCGGCGTGGTCGACGTGCCCAACGCCTGCGCCACGCTGTGGCTGCCGACCGAGATCTTCGACTTCGACGTGATGCCGTCGGCGGCCGGACCCATCAAGCACATCACCGGCGATATCCAGATGCCGATCTCGCCGGACAAATGA